One window of Cellulomonas shaoxiangyii genomic DNA carries:
- a CDS encoding cold-shock protein: MPTGKVKWFDTERGFGFIASDDGGEVFLHASALPAGVTAPKPGTRVDFGVADGRRGPQALSVTVLDPVPSVVKAKRVPAEEMAVVVEDLIKVLDKIGNDLRRGRYPEGARAGQYAALLRAVADKLEA, encoded by the coding sequence GTGCCCACCGGCAAGGTCAAGTGGTTCGACACCGAGCGTGGCTTCGGCTTCATCGCCAGCGACGACGGTGGCGAGGTGTTCCTGCACGCCTCCGCGCTGCCCGCGGGCGTCACCGCGCCCAAGCCCGGCACGCGCGTGGACTTCGGCGTGGCCGACGGCCGGCGCGGGCCGCAGGCGCTCTCGGTCACCGTGCTGGACCCCGTCCCGTCCGTCGTGAAGGCCAAGCGTGTGCCGGCCGAGGAGATGGCCGTGGTCGTCGAGGACCTCATCAAGGTGCTCGACAAGATCGGCAACGACCTGCGCCGCGGCCGCTACCCCGAGGGGGCGCGCGCCGGGCAGTACGCCGCGCTGCTGCGCGCCGTCGCGGACAAGCTCGAGGCCTGA
- a CDS encoding TraR/DksA family transcriptional regulator: protein MDVTGVDADAARARLLEQRAEAADRLASLGAARTDVVDAARGSNVDDEHDPEGTTIAFERAQLEALAADAVRRLAEVDAALARLDAGTYGVCAVGGEPIDADRLAARPTATTCVRHA, encoded by the coding sequence GTGGACGTCACCGGTGTGGACGCGGACGCGGCACGCGCCCGGCTGCTCGAGCAGCGCGCCGAGGCGGCGGACCGGCTCGCCTCGCTGGGCGCGGCGCGCACCGACGTGGTCGACGCCGCCCGCGGGTCGAACGTCGACGACGAGCACGACCCCGAGGGCACGACGATCGCGTTCGAGCGCGCCCAGCTCGAGGCCCTCGCGGCCGACGCGGTGCGCCGGCTGGCCGAGGTGGACGCGGCGCTCGCCCGCCTGGACGCCGGCACGTACGGCGTCTGCGCGGTGGGCGGCGAGCCCATCGACGCGGACCGGCTCGCGGCCCGGCCCACGGCCACGACGTGCGTACGGCACGCGTGA
- a CDS encoding M20 metallopeptidase family protein: protein MDEGTGAQQPRTDGTAVAPDVLAALRADAQADLPRTAALRHALHRVPEIGLDLPDTQRLVLDALADLDLEVHTGRALSSVTAVLRGGRPGPTVLLRGDMDALPVAEEPGEEFASEQPGVMHACGHDLHVAGLVGAARLLAARRDEIAGSVVLMFQPGEEGLHGARLMIEEGVLEAAGPRVVAAYGLHVVSSILPTGLVSGRAGTMMAASDTVRVTVHGRGGHASKPHLAQDPVPVAAGIVLALQAMVTRQFDVFDPVVVTVGHIRAGSRDNVIPDDAHIEATVRTFSAATHAAAPERIARLAEHVAAAHGLTATVDYERGYPVTSNDAGEADRAERVARALLGDAGWLTAGEPVPGAEDFSYVLQEVPGAFVFLGATPAGDDPQTAPYNHSPRARFADDALAVGSALLAALALDRLAEG from the coding sequence GTGGACGAGGGGACCGGGGCGCAGCAGCCGCGCACGGACGGGACGGCGGTGGCGCCGGACGTGCTCGCCGCGCTGCGGGCGGACGCGCAGGCGGACCTGCCGCGGACGGCGGCGCTGCGGCACGCGCTGCACCGCGTGCCGGAGATCGGCCTCGACCTGCCCGACACGCAGCGCCTCGTCCTGGACGCGCTCGCGGACCTCGACCTCGAGGTGCACACGGGCCGCGCCCTGTCGTCCGTGACCGCGGTGCTCCGCGGCGGACGGCCCGGGCCCACGGTGCTGCTGCGCGGCGACATGGACGCGCTGCCCGTGGCGGAGGAGCCGGGCGAGGAGTTCGCGTCCGAGCAGCCGGGCGTCATGCACGCCTGCGGGCACGACCTGCACGTCGCCGGTCTCGTCGGCGCGGCGCGCCTGCTCGCGGCCCGCCGGGACGAGATCGCCGGGTCGGTCGTCCTGATGTTCCAGCCGGGCGAGGAGGGGCTGCACGGCGCGCGCCTCATGATCGAGGAGGGCGTGCTCGAGGCCGCCGGGCCGCGCGTCGTCGCGGCGTACGGCCTGCACGTCGTCTCGTCGATCCTGCCCACGGGCCTCGTCTCCGGCCGCGCCGGGACGATGATGGCGGCGTCCGACACCGTCCGCGTCACCGTGCACGGGCGGGGCGGGCACGCCTCCAAGCCGCACCTCGCGCAGGACCCCGTGCCCGTGGCCGCCGGGATCGTGCTGGCGCTGCAGGCGATGGTCACGCGCCAGTTCGACGTGTTCGACCCGGTCGTCGTCACGGTCGGCCACATCCGCGCGGGCAGCCGGGACAACGTCATCCCCGACGACGCGCACATCGAGGCGACGGTCCGCACGTTCAGCGCCGCGACGCACGCCGCCGCGCCGGAGCGCATCGCGCGCCTCGCCGAGCACGTCGCCGCCGCGCACGGCCTGACCGCCACGGTCGACTACGAGCGCGGCTACCCGGTCACGTCCAACGACGCGGGCGAGGCCGACCGGGCCGAGCGCGTCGCGCGTGCCCTGCTCGGGGACGCCGGCTGGCTGACGGCGGGCGAGCCCGTGCCCGGCGCTGAGGACTTCAGCTACGTGCTGCAGGAGGTCCCGGGCGCGTTCGTGTTCCTCGGCGCGACGCCCGCGGGCGACGACCCGCAGACCGCGCCCTACAACCACTCGCCGCGCGCCCGCTTCGCCGACGACGCGCTCGCGGTCGGCTCGGCGCTGCTCGCTGCGCTCGCGCTCGACCGGCTCGCGGAGGGCTGA
- a CDS encoding helicase-associated domain-containing protein, with translation MATFSGYLRARSDDDLVALLTRRPDLATPSPATLASLAARATSRSSLDRALAGVDALVLQVVEAVVVLTEDPQAPPPGVDDVVRAVGAAAPADAAAAVRAAVATAVGLALLWPDDDGLRAAPGTADALGATAAGLAPASERRRTGPEAPADLRAALAQAPAAAGQVVDALLWGPPVGRAPAGGPAADAVDWLVRRGMLLRGDDRHVVMPRDVALRLRGGRTHRAPALAPTAADAPTRPAPLVAAESTGAAERTVRLVRQLVHVWEQAPPGVLRAGGLGSRDLRRTAQALDVDDAEAAWLVELAGAAGLVADDGEETPAFVPTVESDVWDAEDVPQRWVRLARAWLLSVRTPWLVGERDERGTLRAALDPELARPWVPRLRRTVLDVLADVPPGTAPTPETVHAVLRWRTPRSVPPRAAVDAVLAEAGRLGVLGAGALSGAGRALLAEDAALDAGDPAAAPDPAAALAADLPAAVDEVLLQGDLTGVVPGRPSAELEDLLESAARVESRGGAITVRFTAETVRRALDAGASADELLARLDTAARGRVPQPLEYLVRDVARRHGRLRAGAAHAYVRSDDPTLLAGLAEDPRLAGLGLRTLAPTVLVADASTAELLEALRARGLAPVAEDARGAVVHGVAPTRRVRGRAAARARRRAVDGTAVHQPDVRARAARVVDVLRRADANAVPVTAADVATDGARVPPAAPRTGRVLGTDGSAAGASADAATPADDAPTGPATPAVPPAPSPAGAGTTDPADALLLLREAAQSRSLVWLELVGPDGRSDRRLVRPLRVEGGRLRALDPRREAELTVAVHRIAGVVPADGTG, from the coding sequence ATGGCCACGTTCTCCGGGTACCTGCGGGCGCGCAGCGACGACGACCTCGTCGCCCTGCTCACGCGCCGACCTGACCTGGCCACGCCCTCGCCCGCGACCCTCGCGTCGCTGGCCGCGCGGGCGACGAGCCGGTCCAGCCTCGACCGTGCGCTCGCGGGCGTCGACGCCCTGGTGCTGCAGGTCGTCGAGGCCGTCGTCGTGCTCACCGAGGACCCGCAGGCACCCCCGCCGGGTGTCGACGACGTCGTGCGGGCGGTCGGCGCCGCGGCCCCGGCCGACGCCGCCGCCGCGGTCCGCGCGGCCGTCGCGACCGCCGTCGGCCTCGCGCTGCTCTGGCCCGACGACGACGGCCTGCGCGCGGCGCCCGGCACGGCCGACGCGCTCGGTGCGACCGCGGCCGGGCTGGCGCCGGCGTCCGAGCGGCGACGCACCGGCCCCGAGGCGCCCGCCGACCTCCGCGCCGCGCTCGCGCAGGCACCCGCCGCGGCCGGTCAGGTCGTCGACGCCCTGCTGTGGGGCCCACCCGTGGGCCGCGCGCCCGCCGGTGGCCCGGCGGCCGACGCCGTCGACTGGCTCGTGCGGCGCGGCATGCTCCTGCGCGGCGACGACCGGCACGTCGTCATGCCGCGCGACGTCGCCCTGCGCCTGCGGGGCGGGCGCACGCACCGCGCCCCGGCCCTCGCGCCGACCGCGGCCGACGCGCCGACGCGCCCGGCGCCGCTGGTGGCCGCCGAGTCCACGGGGGCCGCCGAGCGGACCGTGCGGCTCGTGCGCCAGCTCGTCCATGTGTGGGAGCAGGCGCCGCCGGGCGTGCTGCGCGCCGGCGGGCTGGGCTCGCGCGACCTGCGCCGCACCGCCCAGGCGCTCGACGTGGACGACGCCGAGGCGGCCTGGCTCGTGGAGCTCGCCGGGGCGGCCGGCCTCGTCGCCGACGACGGCGAGGAGACCCCCGCGTTCGTCCCCACCGTCGAGTCCGACGTCTGGGACGCCGAGGACGTGCCGCAGCGCTGGGTGCGGCTCGCGCGGGCGTGGCTGCTGTCCGTCCGCACGCCGTGGCTCGTCGGCGAGCGCGACGAGCGCGGGACGCTGCGGGCCGCGCTCGACCCCGAGCTCGCACGCCCGTGGGTGCCGCGGCTGCGCCGCACGGTCCTGGACGTGCTCGCCGACGTGCCGCCCGGCACGGCCCCCACCCCCGAGACGGTGCACGCCGTGCTCCGCTGGCGCACGCCCCGGTCGGTGCCGCCGCGTGCCGCCGTGGACGCTGTGCTCGCCGAGGCCGGCCGCCTCGGCGTCCTGGGCGCCGGCGCGCTGTCCGGCGCAGGGCGCGCGCTGCTCGCCGAGGACGCCGCGCTCGACGCCGGCGACCCGGCCGCCGCACCCGACCCCGCGGCCGCGCTCGCGGCCGACCTGCCGGCCGCCGTCGACGAGGTGCTGCTGCAGGGCGACCTGACCGGCGTCGTGCCCGGCCGGCCGAGCGCCGAGCTCGAGGACCTGCTCGAGAGCGCCGCGCGCGTCGAGTCCCGCGGGGGCGCGATCACCGTCCGCTTCACCGCGGAGACGGTCCGCCGCGCGCTCGACGCGGGCGCCTCGGCGGACGAGCTGCTCGCCCGGCTGGACACCGCCGCGCGGGGCCGCGTGCCGCAGCCGCTGGAGTACCTCGTGCGGGACGTCGCCCGCCGGCACGGCCGGCTGCGGGCGGGCGCGGCGCACGCGTACGTCCGCTCCGACGACCCGACGCTGCTCGCCGGTCTCGCCGAGGACCCGCGCCTGGCCGGCCTCGGCCTGCGCACGCTCGCACCGACCGTGCTGGTCGCCGACGCCTCGACCGCGGAGCTGCTCGAGGCACTGCGCGCACGCGGCCTGGCGCCCGTGGCCGAGGACGCGCGGGGCGCCGTCGTGCACGGCGTCGCACCGACACGGCGGGTGCGCGGACGCGCGGCGGCGCGGGCCCGGCGGCGGGCCGTCGACGGCACCGCTGTGCACCAGCCCGACGTGCGGGCGCGGGCCGCGCGCGTCGTGGACGTCCTGCGGCGCGCGGACGCGAACGCCGTGCCGGTCACCGCCGCGGACGTCGCCACCGACGGGGCACGCGTCCCGCCCGCCGCACCGCGCACCGGCCGCGTGCTCGGCACCGACGGCTCCGCCGCGGGTGCGTCGGCGGACGCAGCCACGCCCGCCGACGACGCCCCGACCGGCCCGGCCACGCCGGCGGTGCCGCCGGCGCCGAGCCCGGCGGGTGCCGGAACAACCGACCCCGCCGACGCGTTGCTGCTCCTGCGCGAGGCCGCCCAGTCCCGCAGCCTCGTCTGGCTCGAGCTCGTCGGCCCGGACGGGCGGTCGGACCGACGGCTCGTGCGGCCGCTGCGCGTCGAGGGCGGCCGGCTCCGGGCGCTCGACCCGCGCCGTGAGGCGGAGCTCACCGTCGCGGTGCACCGCATCGCGGGTGTCGTCCCGGCGGACGGCACCGGCTGA
- a CDS encoding DNA repair helicase XPB: MPDGPLIVQSDKTLLLEVDHDQADACRRAIAPFAELERAPEHVHTYRLTPLGLWNARAAGHDAEQVVDTLLEFSRYPVPHALLVDVAETMARYGRLQLIQDPVHGLVLHALDAAVLVEVMRSKKTAGLLGERIDDTDVVVHKSERGHLKQVLLKLGWPAEDLAGYVDGEAHPIALAEDGWALRPYQNQAVENFWHGGSGVVVLPCGAGKTLVGAGAMAKSSTTTLILVTNTVSARQWRDELVKRTSLTEDEIGEYSGTRKEIRPVTIATYQVLTTRRKGVYTHLELLDARDWGLVVYDEVHLLPAPIFRMTADLQARRRLGLTATLVREDGREDEVFSLIGPKRFDAPWKDIEAQGYIAPAECVEVRLTLPDADRMLYAIAEPEERYRLAATAGGKERVVDQLVAKHAGEPTLVIGQYLDQLHEIAEHIGADVITGETPVKERQRLFDAFRHGEITKLVVSKVANFSIDLPEASVAIQVSGSFGSRQEEAQRLGRIMRPKASGKTAHFYTVVARDTVDQEFAAHRQRFLAEQGYAYTIVDAEDLGVAP, translated from the coding sequence GTGCCCGACGGCCCGCTCATCGTCCAGAGCGACAAGACGCTCCTGCTGGAGGTCGACCACGACCAGGCGGACGCCTGCCGCCGCGCCATCGCACCGTTCGCCGAGCTCGAGCGCGCGCCCGAGCACGTGCACACCTACCGCCTGACCCCGCTCGGCCTGTGGAACGCGCGCGCCGCGGGTCACGACGCCGAGCAGGTCGTCGACACGCTGCTCGAGTTCAGCCGCTACCCCGTGCCGCACGCGCTCCTGGTCGACGTCGCGGAGACCATGGCCCGCTACGGGCGCCTGCAGCTCATCCAGGACCCGGTCCACGGCCTGGTGCTGCACGCGCTCGACGCGGCGGTCCTGGTCGAGGTCATGCGGTCCAAGAAGACGGCCGGCCTGCTGGGCGAGCGCATCGACGACACCGACGTCGTGGTGCACAAGTCCGAGCGCGGGCACCTCAAGCAGGTGCTGCTCAAGCTCGGCTGGCCGGCGGAGGACCTCGCCGGGTACGTCGACGGCGAGGCGCACCCGATCGCGCTCGCCGAGGACGGGTGGGCGCTGCGCCCGTACCAGAACCAGGCGGTCGAGAACTTCTGGCACGGCGGCTCCGGCGTCGTGGTCCTGCCCTGCGGCGCCGGCAAGACGCTCGTCGGCGCCGGCGCGATGGCCAAGAGCTCGACGACCACGCTGATCCTCGTGACCAACACCGTCAGCGCCCGGCAGTGGCGCGACGAGCTGGTCAAGCGCACGTCGCTCACCGAGGACGAGATCGGCGAGTACTCGGGCACGCGCAAGGAGATCCGCCCCGTCACGATCGCCACCTACCAGGTGCTGACGACGCGGCGGAAGGGCGTCTACACGCACCTCGAGCTGCTCGACGCGCGCGACTGGGGTCTGGTCGTCTACGACGAGGTGCACCTGCTGCCCGCGCCGATCTTCCGCATGACGGCGGACCTGCAGGCGCGCCGTCGCCTGGGCCTGACCGCGACGCTCGTGCGCGAGGACGGCCGCGAGGACGAGGTCTTCTCGCTCATCGGCCCCAAGCGGTTCGACGCGCCGTGGAAGGACATCGAGGCGCAGGGCTACATCGCCCCCGCCGAGTGCGTCGAGGTCCGCCTGACCCTCCCGGACGCCGACCGGATGCTCTACGCGATCGCCGAGCCGGAGGAGCGCTACCGGCTGGCCGCGACGGCGGGCGGCAAGGAGCGCGTCGTCGACCAGCTCGTCGCGAAGCACGCCGGCGAGCCGACCCTCGTCATCGGCCAGTACCTCGACCAGCTGCACGAGATCGCCGAGCACATCGGCGCCGACGTCATCACCGGCGAGACCCCGGTGAAGGAGCGCCAGCGGCTGTTCGACGCGTTCCGGCACGGGGAGATCACCAAGCTCGTCGTCTCGAAGGTCGCGAACTTCTCGATCGACCTGCCGGAGGCGTCGGTGGCGATCCAGGTGTCGGGCTCGTTCGGGTCACGCCAGGAGGAGGCGCAGCGCCTCGGGCGGATCATGCGGCCCAAGGCGTCGGGCAAGACCGCGCACTTCTACACGGTGGTCGCGCGCGACACGGTCGACCAGGAGTTCGCCGCCCACCGCCAGCGCTTCCTGGCGGAGCAGGGCTACGCCTACACGATCGTCGACGCGGAGGACCTGGGCGTAGCGCCGTGA
- a CDS encoding GNAT family N-acetyltransferase, which yields MHLRDATDDDLDLLLDLLLEAFNWTGEARFTLDDVRSDPHTGRYLDGWRRPGDLGVVAVDGTAPVGAVWARALTADAPGYGYVADDVPELGMAVAAGARGRGVGTLLLSGFLDRARTAGWRAVSLSVEDGNTAARALYERHGFVPVGRNGGSDTLLRTL from the coding sequence GTGCACCTGCGTGACGCGACCGACGACGACCTCGACCTCCTCCTCGACCTGCTGCTCGAGGCGTTCAACTGGACCGGCGAGGCGCGTTTCACCCTCGACGACGTGCGGAGCGACCCGCACACCGGTCGCTACCTCGACGGGTGGCGCCGGCCGGGCGACCTCGGCGTCGTCGCCGTGGACGGCACCGCGCCCGTCGGCGCCGTCTGGGCGCGGGCGCTCACGGCGGACGCACCCGGCTACGGCTACGTCGCCGACGACGTCCCCGAGCTCGGCATGGCGGTGGCCGCGGGCGCGCGCGGGCGCGGCGTCGGCACCCTGCTGCTCAGCGGGTTCCTCGACCGGGCGCGCACGGCCGGGTGGCGGGCGGTGAGCCTGAGCGTCGAGGACGGCAACACCGCCGCCCGCGCGCTGTACGAGCGGCACGGCTTCGTGCCGGTGGGCCGCAACGGCGGCTCGGACACGCTGCTGCGCACGCTCTGA
- a CDS encoding TPM domain-containing protein — protein sequence MRALRGRVVTVGAGVALGASLLMAGAGAAAAVPPPALREDVTDESGVLSAGEEAEVQAALDQLAAQTDYQLYVVYVPEFTGAAGGTEWAQAAAEASQLGADDVVLAVATETERYALVPESAGAITAEEMQAIARSAEDDLRAGDWAGAAVTTAEGVEAAATGNAVPGAGGGGGGFMTALLVGLVVIGGIFLLTTFTSRRRKQQPAGRPLQDTAGATRVASTADEFHQLPTAELDRRSAQALVRLDDALRSSEEELGFAQAQFGAASTREFETVLVDGKQRLTEAFRLRQTLDDDIPDTEEHVRGTSAAILRLCREIGQRLDEQKEAFDQLRAIEERVDDALDAHEREAATLRARVAPARAALSALAARYPASALTSVAGNPDQAELLLGEVGTALAEGRQRVAAGERSTAVGYARAAEEALGQVRRLLDAVDTAGEDLAAVGVRLENAVASITSDLSDAARLARGNAQVEPRAIEAREAVAAASAARSGQGDPLAALRRITAAEAAIDEALAPMRQQAERSRRAQALLDDTLGRLESAVRATADYVSTRRGAVGPQARTRLAEADRLRMRAADQRATDPEAALATAQQGEQLVAEAQRLAQVDVENAEQMAGYGGGYGPGGYGGRGYARRGGAGDMVSGVGGMVLGGILLDSILRGGGGFGGGGGWGGGGDGGGFDGGGFGDGGFDGGF from the coding sequence GTGCGTGCACTGCGAGGTCGGGTCGTCACCGTGGGAGCGGGTGTCGCGCTGGGCGCGAGCCTGCTCATGGCCGGGGCGGGTGCCGCCGCGGCGGTGCCGCCCCCTGCGCTGCGCGAGGACGTGACGGACGAGTCCGGCGTGCTCAGCGCCGGCGAGGAGGCGGAGGTGCAGGCGGCCCTCGACCAGCTCGCCGCCCAGACGGACTACCAGCTGTACGTCGTCTACGTGCCCGAGTTCACGGGCGCCGCGGGCGGCACGGAGTGGGCGCAGGCGGCGGCGGAGGCGAGCCAGCTGGGCGCCGACGACGTGGTCCTGGCCGTGGCGACGGAGACGGAGCGCTACGCGCTCGTGCCCGAGTCGGCGGGCGCCATCACCGCCGAGGAGATGCAGGCCATCGCCCGGTCCGCGGAGGACGACCTGCGCGCGGGCGACTGGGCCGGCGCGGCCGTCACGACGGCCGAGGGCGTCGAGGCCGCCGCCACGGGCAACGCCGTCCCCGGTGCCGGGGGCGGCGGAGGAGGCTTCATGACCGCGCTGCTCGTCGGTCTCGTCGTCATCGGCGGGATCTTCCTGCTCACGACGTTCACGTCCCGCCGCAGGAAGCAGCAGCCCGCCGGCCGCCCGCTGCAGGACACCGCCGGCGCCACGCGCGTGGCATCGACCGCGGACGAGTTCCACCAGCTCCCGACGGCCGAGCTCGACCGCCGCTCCGCGCAGGCGCTCGTGCGCCTCGACGACGCCCTGCGCTCGTCGGAGGAGGAGCTCGGGTTCGCCCAGGCCCAGTTCGGCGCCGCGTCGACGCGCGAGTTCGAGACCGTGCTGGTCGACGGCAAGCAGCGGCTGACCGAGGCGTTCCGCCTGCGCCAGACGCTCGACGACGACATCCCGGACACCGAGGAGCACGTGCGCGGGACGTCGGCCGCGATCCTGCGCCTGTGCCGCGAGATCGGGCAGCGCCTGGACGAGCAGAAGGAGGCCTTCGACCAGCTGCGCGCGATCGAGGAGCGCGTCGACGACGCCCTCGACGCGCACGAGCGCGAGGCCGCCACGCTGCGCGCCCGCGTGGCTCCGGCCCGTGCGGCGCTGTCCGCGCTCGCGGCGCGCTACCCGGCGAGCGCCCTGACCTCGGTCGCGGGCAACCCCGACCAGGCGGAGCTGCTGCTCGGCGAGGTCGGCACCGCGCTCGCGGAGGGACGCCAGCGCGTCGCCGCGGGTGAGCGCAGCACCGCGGTCGGCTACGCACGCGCGGCCGAGGAGGCGCTCGGCCAGGTCCGGCGCCTGCTGGACGCCGTGGACACCGCCGGCGAGGACCTCGCCGCGGTGGGCGTCCGGCTCGAGAACGCGGTCGCGTCCATCACGAGCGACCTGTCCGACGCCGCCCGGCTCGCGCGCGGCAACGCCCAGGTCGAGCCGCGGGCGATCGAGGCGCGCGAGGCCGTGGCCGCCGCGTCGGCGGCGCGCTCGGGGCAGGGCGACCCGCTCGCCGCGCTGCGGCGCATCACCGCGGCGGAGGCGGCGATCGACGAGGCCCTCGCCCCGATGCGCCAGCAGGCGGAGCGCTCGCGACGCGCGCAGGCGCTGCTCGACGACACCCTGGGCCGGCTCGAGTCGGCGGTCCGCGCGACGGCCGACTACGTCAGCACCCGCCGCGGCGCGGTCGGACCGCAGGCACGCACGCGGCTCGCCGAGGCGGACCGGCTGCGCATGCGCGCCGCCGACCAGCGGGCCACCGACCCGGAGGCCGCGCTCGCGACCGCCCAGCAGGGCGAGCAGCTCGTCGCCGAGGCGCAGCGCCTCGCGCAGGTCGACGTCGAGAACGCCGAGCAGATGGCCGGCTACGGCGGCGGGTACGGCCCGGGCGGGTACGGCGGCCGCGGCTACGCGCGGCGCGGCGGCGCGGGTGACATGGTGTCCGGCGTCGGCGGGATGGTGCTCGGCGGCATCCTGCTCGACTCGATCCTGCGCGGCGGCGGCGGCTTCGGCGGCGGTGGCGGCTGGGGCGGCGGCGGTGACGGCGGCGGGTTCGACGGCGGCGGGTTCGGCGACGGCGGGTTCGACGGCGGGTTCTGA
- a CDS encoding PspA/IM30 family protein, with translation MTEKQSIFGRITQLARANVNALIDQAEDPQKMLDQLVRDYTNSIADAEKAIAQTIGNLRLAEQDYNEDVRAAREWGQKALAASSAADQARAQGDGVRADRFDNLAKIALGKQITAEQEVRDAEPIIASQRETVDKLKAGLSQMKDKLGQLKQRRDTLVARQKSAQAQRQVQQAIGSINVLDPTSELARFEEKVRREEAVAMGHAEIAASSLDNQFAELESTGEQLEIEARLMALKQGSAPRQLEGTPVTPVTPEIEA, from the coding sequence ATGACCGAGAAGCAGTCCATCTTCGGGCGCATCACGCAGCTGGCGCGGGCGAACGTCAACGCCCTGATCGACCAGGCCGAGGACCCGCAGAAGATGCTCGACCAGCTGGTGCGGGACTACACGAACTCCATCGCCGACGCGGAGAAGGCCATCGCGCAGACGATCGGCAACCTGCGCCTGGCCGAGCAGGACTACAACGAGGACGTCCGCGCCGCGCGCGAGTGGGGGCAGAAGGCGCTGGCCGCGTCGTCGGCCGCCGACCAGGCGCGCGCCCAGGGCGACGGCGTCCGTGCGGACCGGTTCGACAACCTCGCGAAGATCGCCCTCGGCAAGCAGATCACCGCCGAGCAGGAGGTCCGCGACGCCGAGCCGATCATCGCCTCGCAGCGCGAGACGGTCGACAAGCTCAAGGCCGGCCTGTCGCAGATGAAGGACAAGCTCGGCCAGCTCAAGCAGCGCCGGGACACGCTCGTCGCGCGCCAGAAGTCGGCGCAGGCGCAGCGCCAGGTCCAGCAGGCGATCGGCTCGATCAACGTGCTCGACCCGACGAGCGAGCTCGCGCGGTTCGAGGAGAAGGTGCGCCGCGAGGAGGCCGTGGCGATGGGCCACGCCGAGATCGCCGCGTCCTCGCTGGACAACCAGTTCGCCGAGCTCGAGTCGACCGGCGAGCAGCTCGAGATCGAGGCGCGCCTCATGGCCCTCAAGCAGGGCTCCGCGCCGCGGCAGCTCGAGGGCACGCCGGTCACGCCGGTCACGCCCGAGATCGAGGCCTGA
- a CDS encoding type 1 glutamine amidotransferase has protein sequence MTADTTGRVLATGGPADAPGGAARTGRSPRVTVVQSSPDATLDRFADWLGEVDVRLVRADLGDAIPGPTEVGDGLVVLGGHMSAHDDAVAPWLPGLRALLAVVSATDVPALGICLGAQLLAVARGGRVELAAPPGREAGVVDVRWRPEAEQDALLSGLARAAGPRRSTAQASMHADAVVDLPRGAVWLASSSTYPFQAFRIGSAWGVQFHPEASRETLRAWADGHVDVDTEAVVAQADARADEVEAAGRALAESFAALVRTRAAVRVPV, from the coding sequence GTGACCGCAGACACCACCGGCCGGGTCCTCGCCACCGGCGGCCCCGCGGACGCCCCGGGCGGCGCCGCGCGAACCGGCCGCAGCCCGCGCGTGACCGTCGTCCAGAGCTCTCCCGACGCGACGCTCGACCGCTTCGCCGACTGGCTCGGCGAGGTCGACGTCCGCCTCGTGCGCGCCGACCTCGGCGACGCGATCCCCGGTCCGACCGAGGTCGGCGACGGCCTCGTCGTCCTCGGCGGGCACATGTCCGCGCACGACGACGCCGTGGCCCCCTGGCTGCCGGGCCTGCGCGCGCTCCTCGCCGTCGTCAGCGCCACCGACGTGCCCGCCCTCGGCATCTGCCTGGGCGCGCAGCTGCTGGCCGTGGCCCGCGGGGGCCGCGTCGAGCTCGCCGCCCCGCCCGGACGCGAGGCCGGCGTCGTGGACGTGCGCTGGCGCCCCGAGGCCGAGCAGGACGCCCTGCTCTCGGGGCTGGCGCGGGCCGCCGGGCCCCGCCGCAGCACCGCGCAGGCGAGCATGCACGCCGACGCGGTGGTCGACCTCCCGCGCGGGGCGGTGTGGCTCGCGTCGTCGTCGACGTACCCGTTCCAGGCGTTCCGGATCGGCTCCGCGTGGGGCGTGCAGTTCCACCCGGAGGCGAGCCGCGAGACGCTGCGCGCGTGGGCCGACGGTCACGTCGACGTCGACACCGAGGCCGTGGTGGCGCAGGCCGACGCGCGCGCCGACGAGGTCGAGGCCGCCGGCCGCGCGCTCGCCGAGTCGTTCGCCGCTCTCGTGCGCACGCGCGCGGCGGTGCGCGTCCCGGTCTGA